ATGAGGACATTCATGGGCGGTGTTTACAGGGTTATTCTTCCGCGGATTGATGTGGCGATGGAGTCTGGGAGAATAAGTGAGTGGGTTAAGAAAGTGGGTGACCGTGTGAGCAGGGGAGAGGTGGTGGCTATCGTGGAGACCGAGAAAGCTGCAGTCGAGATAACCTCCGAAGTAGACGGCGTGATAACGAAAATACTGCATAACGTAGGAGAAGAAGTGAAGGTAGGGGAAGCAATCGCTGAAATAGAGGTGGAGAAATAACGCTTTACTTCACAAGCCTTGTAACAGCATCCACGATTTTCTCCGCAGACACCATGAATTTCTTCTCCAGCTCAGATGCCTGAGGAGCCGGCATAGGAGGTGAGTTAAGCCTCACGATAGGTGCCTCGAGATACTCGAAAGCGTATTCGCAGACATGGCTCGCCACCTCGGCGGATATGCCTCCCGTCTTCACACTATCCTCAGCGACAACCAGCCTGTTGGTTTTCTTGACCGAGTTGATTATCGTCTCATAGTCCATCGGCATTATTGTTCTGAGGTCGATGACCTCGGCTTTGACACCTTTCTCCTCGAGCTGGCTGGCGGCTGCCATGGCCTCTGACACTGTTCTCGATACAGCCACTATGGTGACATCGTCGCCCACGCGCTTAACGTCGGCTTTCCCAAGAGGTATCAGATACTCTTCCTCGGGGACAGGGCCCTTGTAGCCGTAGTAGCTTCTGTTCACGTAGAGGGCGCCGCTCTCAACAAACAAAACGGGGTCATCATCCCTTATCGAGGACTTGAGCAGCCCTTTCGCGTCATAGGGGGTGGCTGGTGCAACTATCTTGAGGCCGGGGGCCTGCAGAAGCGACGCCGCCAGAAACTGTGTATGCTGGCTGCCATAAGACCTGCCCAGACTGTACTGGGTTCTGACTACGAGTGGAAGCTTAACCTGTCCACCGCTCATGAACCGCATCTTCGAAGCATGTGTCACAAGCTGGTCAAAAGCGATGCCGACAAAGTCGAAGAACATTATCTCAGCCACGGGCCTCAACCCTGCTAGGGCTGCACCGATAGCCGCGCCCACGATAGCTATCTCCGATATCGGCGTATCCATCACCCTCTTCGGCCCAAACTCTTTCAAAAGGTCCTTAGTCACTTTGTAGACGCCGCCGGCCGCCGCCACCTCCTCACCGAAGACTATGACCGAGTCGTCACGCCGCATCTCTTCACGTAGCGCCTCATTCAAAGCCTCCACATAGGTTAGCTCACGCGTAGTCAAACCATTTCACCTAAGGAGGGTTGGCGTAGACAAGCGAGGAAAGCTTCTCGAAGTCATAGACGGGCGAGTTGAGCACCTCTTCGACGACTTTGTCGAGCTCCGCCGCAACCTCCTCCTCGATTTTCTTACGTTCCTCATCGGTTATGAAACCTTTGGTCTTCATTCTTTCAGTGAGCATGTTTATCGGGTCGCGGCGCATCCACTCCTCAATCTCCTCCTTCGACCTATACCATGTGCCGAAATCATACCCGCCGTGCCCCTTCTGCCTATAGGTTCTACACTCTATGAACACAGGGCCTGACTCGTTTCTAATCTTCTCCAACGCCTTGGATGTTGTTTCATAGACTTCGAGGACGTCGTTGCCGAACGCCACGTAGGATGGGATGCCGTAGCCTGAGGCCCGGGCTGCTATGCTTTCGGCGGCGAGAACGTTTTTGAGCGATGTGTACATGGCGTAGAGGTTGTTTTCACATACAAACAGGACTGGAAGCCTCCAGACGGCCGCGAGGTTGAGCGCCTCGTGGAAGGCACCTGTGTTGACTGCTCCGTCGCCGAAGAAAACGGTGGCCACGCTTCTCTTCTCTCTGTATTTGAAGGCGAGTCCGACACCCACGGCTATCGGTATGCCGCTTCCCACTATGGCTGTGGCCAGAGGAATGTTGTGCTCCACTGAGATGGGTGCATGCATAGAGCCTCCCAAACCCTTACATGTCCCAACAGCTCTCCCCAGTATCTCGCCGAGAATAGCCTTCATGGGAACACCCCGCGCAACACCATGCCCATGCCCCCTATAGGTCGAGATAACGACATCATCCTTGTCAAGAGCCTCTATGACACCGACGGCCACAGCCTCCTGACCGAAGTACAGATGAGTAGGCCCAATAATCTTGCCCTCGCGATAAAGCTTCTCCACACGCTCCTCAAACAACCTGATCTCAATCATCTTACGCAGCATCCTGAGAAGCTTCTCACGGCTAAACTGCTCACGCAACATCGTTCACAGCCGTGAAACAGTGGCCCAGAATTTAAAGCTCGTTTAGAAAGATGAGCTGCGACTCGAAGGGCTGCTTACTGATTCATCTTTTCCAGTTCTTTCCCCTCTCAGCGAACATATTCGATACGGTAAGCCTTTCATATCTTAAAAGCTGTCTTGTTAGAGAGCCGAGACACGCGAGGCCAGGTATGTGTCCAGAGATGTTGTGGGGCTGAAGCCAAGCAGCTGGCGTGCCTTGGAGATGTCTGCGACGCTGTATCTGATGTCACCTACGCGGGCGGGCTCGTACACTATGGCGGAAACGCTGTGTCCGAAAGCTGTCAACACTTTTTCGGCGAGGTTCTTGATGGAGGTTGGCTGGCCTGTCCCGATGTTGATGACTTCAAAGTTTTTCAGCGTTTTTTCGAGAGCGAGCAGTATTGCGTTGGCTATGTCGTCTACGTGGATGAAGTCTCTCACCTGCCCGCCGTCTCCATGTATGTGTAGAGGTTTGCCCTCTGCTGCGTCTGCTATGAATTGGTCGACGACGCCTAGAAACCCTGACATGCTCTTCCTTCCATATACGTTGAAGATACGAAGCGCCACCGCCTCCACACCATGTTTTTCGCCGAAGCTCCTGAGAATCGCTTCGCCGAGAAGCTTAGTCCAACCATAGACAGAAAAAGGCCGCGTCTCGGCATCCTCGTTCAACATACCCTCCGCGTCGCCATAAACAGCTGCGGAAGAGGTGAAAACAATTTTACCCACACCCTTCTCCACACATGTCTCCAAAACATTCTCCAGACCTATGACGTTGACCTCAAACGCTCTCTGAACATTCCTCTCACACATCGGCACTGATGGAATGGCTGCGAGATGAACCACTGCGTCAACCTTGTCAAAAAAATCCGGCAAACCATGTTTCACAGCTACGTCGTGGACAAACACTTTCAGGTCAGGCGAGTTTGGCAGGTTTTCCCACCTTCCCGTCGAAAAGTCGTCGACAACCCTTACATGGACACCGTTTTCCAGCAGACGCTTCACAAGGACGCCGCCGATAAACCCGGCTCCACCCGTGACCAACACGTTATCCAAGCCCATACACCTTGAGATACTGGGGAAAAACCGCCTCCCATGAAAAATGGTTGACAACGTTTTGGTAGGCTTTTTCGGCGAGACGCTTTGCTTCGGCAGAGTTGTTGAGAAGATACGCTATCGCTTCTGTGAGCTGCTCGAGGTCGCCGGCGTCTACCAACAACCCTGTTTCACCATGTTGCACAAGCTCCGTGTTCCCGCCCACAGCCGTCGCCACAACAGGTGTCTTCAACGCCATCGCCTCGAGAAGAACAGTGCTCATACCCTCCGCAACAGATGGCAGAACGAGGACATCGGAGCCGGCGATGTAGCCAAGCGCCTTCTCATGCTCAACCGCTCCCGTGAAAACCACGTTAGAAATATTCTGAGCAGCTTTCTCGAGAAAGGGCTTGTCAGGCCCGTCTCCAACAATCACGAACTTGGCCTCCGGCAACCGGCGGGCGGCCTCAACAAGAGTGGACACGTTTTTCTCACGCGACAACCGTCCAACATAAACAACCTGGGGATGACTGAGCCTAACCCCCTCAACATGCACACCAACATCAACAGCGTTCGGGATGTAGACAGCATCAACACCCTTCAAGCGGTAAAACTCGGCCGTCCTCATCGAAACAGCGGTCACAGCATCAGCCCATTTCAAAGCAGCTTTCTCAAGACGTGAAGCAACCCAGCCCACCAACGAGCCGTGCAGAAGATTCACCTGCTCGGCGTAAACACCGTGCATGGTCAAAATCCTTCGACCTGCAGACGCTGCTCTCATGGCGAGAGAAGAGGGCACGTTGTGGGCGTGGACAACAGATGCCCTGCGAAAAAGGGTGGAAAACATGGAGGAGAGCATGAAAGTGGGGTTCTTCAATCCCTTCACGTTAACAATTGGAGTGTTCTCGGAGGAGACCACGGCCACATGGTAGCCAGCCGCCTCAAGCCTCGCAGCCAGCCCCGAAACATGCCTAGCCACCCCTCCCAACCCCTTAGCCGTCGGAGAAACAAGCAAAACATCCACGCCCCGGCTCAACCCCGCCAAACAACAATCAGCCCCTATTTCAAAACATAGACACACAGCTTTAGATTTAAATCGCTGGATTTGCTGGGGGTGGTTTAGGTGAAGCTGTTCTGGGTAAGGTTAGGACGCGTAAGGTTAAGACCCTGGCCAAGACGGTGAACGAGCTCTACGGCGACCGTGTCTCGACAAGCTTTGAGGAGAACAAGAAGCTGGTTAGGGAGGTTTTGGAGGGACGGTTTTCAAAGAAGCTCGCCAACCGTATTGCCGGCTATCTGGTGACGTTGAAGAAGCTGGAGTTGAAGAAGCAGCAGGCGGCTGCGGCGGAGGAAGAAGCGACAAAGGCCGCGGAGCTCTCATCGACGGAGTCTTAAAGCGAAAACAACCACCGCAAGCAGCACCACTATCACCGCGGCAGGTATCAATACATCTGTTAGAGAAGGCCCAGACGGGGCTTGTGTCTGGGTCGTGACAGCTGTGGTTGTGGTTGCCACTGTGGGTGTTGTGGTAGTCATGGTTTGGGCTGGTGTGGTTTGTTGCTGAAGGGTTATCACTGTTGTATAGGTTTCGGTAATTGTTGTACCCGGTGAAACAATTGTTGCCGTTGTTCGGCCTTCGGTTATTGTCTGGGCGGTCGTCAAGGTTGTCCCAGGATTTCTCGTCGAGGAGGTGTATGTTGTTCCTCTTCTCAGCTCGGTGTAGGTAGTTGTTAGACCTATGCTCGGCATGTCGCCGGGCATGGTAAAAGTAGTTCCTTGGAATGCTGTGGTGAAGCCGGGGAATGAGAGTCTTACTGTGGCTGGCACGGCGTCGAGGATGTAGGAGATGATTTGGCTCACTGTTCTGACGCTGCATCCTTCGACGAAAACTCCGTAGGCTGGCAGGGTTACGGTGTAACCCATTGTGGTGAATGGAATCGGCTGCAGCCCTGTTCTGGTTAACGCTGTTCCTCCCTCTGTTTGGATAATTGTTGTGATGTATGATTGGGTGTTTATGACGGTGCTTAGGGTCGTTCCGGGGACGGCTATTGTCGTGCCTGGAATTGCGATGACGCTGGGTGGCTGCTGTGCTGTGAAGGTGATTGTGCAGGTTTGGTCGGGTTCGTAAACCTCAACTATTACCGTGTAGCCTGGGATCTGGATGGTTGCGACAATTGTTGTGGCGGAGACTGTTATCACCGTCGTGTAGGTTGTGGGACTGATTGTAACCACTCTCGTGGTTGTTGTGGTAATAACAGACTGTGTCTGTGCGGCGTTTAACAACCCTAATCCAACGAGGAATAATAATGCTGCGTAGACTAACGGCCGCACACCTATATTATTTTTCTCAGCCATTTATGTTTATCTACTGTTTGTGTGGTGTTGTTTGTGGGATGGGTGTAAAGATTGGGGACATCATTCCCGGCGAGGCTGTTGAGCAGACTTCTTTGAAGAGGTTGTCGGGTAAGGCCATCGCGTTTGACGCATACAACATTCTCTACCAGTTTCTCGCAACCATCCGTGGCCCCGATGGAAGGCCTCTGATGGATAGACGAGGCAGGGTTACTAGTCACTTGAGCGGCCTCTTCTTCAGAACCATCAACTTTCTTCAGGAGGGGCTGTTGCCTGTCTATGTTTTCGACGGGAGGCCGCCTGAGGAAAAATATCGGACTATTGAGAAGAGGGCGGTGGCCCGTGAAGAGGCTGGTAAGCTGTATGAGGCGGCGTTGGCAGAGGGTGATTTGGAGGCTGCTCGGCGATATGCCCAGCGTGCAGCAAGCTTGGAGAAATACATGGTGGAGAGCGCCGCCGACCTTCTCAAGGCCATGGGTGTTCCCTATGTGATGGCTCCTTCGGAGGGTGAGGCCCAGGCCGCTTACATGGCGGCTAAGGGCTCTGTCTACGCCGCCGGCTCGCAGGACATGGATTCTCTTCTCTTCGGCTCCCCGAGGCTCGTCAGAAACCTCTCCATCGTGGGACGTAGAAAGCTGCCCGGCCGGAAGGAGTATGTGGAGGTGGTGCCCGAGATAATCTATCTCGATAAGCTTCTCGCATCGCTTGGGTTGACGAGGGAGCAGCTGATAGACATAGGTCTTCTGGTTGGGACTGATTATTCGCCGCAGGTCAGGGGTGTTGGACCTAAGACGGCTTTGAAGATTGTGAAAGAGTATGGGTCGCTGGAGAAGGCTGTGGAGACAGGCGCCGTGGAGGTCGAGTTCGACGTACAGACTGTCAGGCAGCTTTTCTTGAAACCAAGGGTGACAGATGACTATACGTTGAACTGGCGTGAGCCGTCGGAGGAGATGGTGATGGAGCTTCTTGTCGAGGAGTTTGATTTTTCAAGGGAGCGTGTCGGAAAAGCGTTGGCCGAGCTTCGGCAGACTTTGTCAAAGAGGTCTAGCAGTTTAGACGCTTTCTTCAGCGAGTAGCTCGACGACTTTCCTCTCCTCGTCAAGGGTTGAGACCCGGACCTTGCCGTGTATCTCAAGCTTCATCAGCATCTGAAGCAGCTCCATCGACGAGAGCTTGGACTGATGCCTCTTCATCTCATCCAACAAGTTCTGCAGCATAGCTTTACCGCCCATTCGCCGCAGTGTCTCAAGGACCTCGACATATTTCGACAACGGTGTTCAACCTATCATCATCAAGGGTTTCTCAGACGACCTAAGCATGTCACCGACTTTCTCATACTCTTTCATCATCTGCGGAGTGATGCTTGGCTTGACGTTCATGAGCGCTTCTTCGAAGTCTCTTTTGGTGACTTTGTCAGCGTTGATGTCGCGTCGTAGCGCTGCGAGGGCGGCTTCTTTGCATACTGATTCGATGTCTGCGCCGGAGTATCCTTCGCAGCGGCTTGCGAGGACTTCTATGTTTACGTCGTCGGCGAGCGGCATTTTGCGTGTGTAGATGTAGAAGATTTCTGCTCTCGCTTTTTCATCGGGCGGCGGTATGAGCAGTAGTCTGTCGAACCTGCCAGGCCTCAGAAGCGCTGGGTCAAGCATGTCGGGCCTGTTTGTCGCACCTATCACCACGATGTCGTTGAGCTCTTCTATGCCGTCGATTTCGGCTAGCAGCTGGCTGGCGACGCGGTTGGTCACCCCTGAGCTATCCTCGGCCAAGTCTTTACGAGGCGCTATCGCCTCTATCTCGTCGAAGAAAATCACAGCCGGAGCCGCTTGACGTGCTTTGCGGAAGATTTCGCGGATAGCTTTCTCCGATTCACCGACCCATTTGGAGAATATTTCAGGGCCCTTGATGGTGATGAAGTTTGCCTCGCTCTCTGTGGCCACCGCCTTCGCTAGGAGTGTTTTTCCGCAGCCGGGTGGGCCGTAGAGCAACACGCCTCTTGGAGGCTTTATACCGAGTTTTTCAAACTTCTCCGGATACTTGAGAGGCCACTCCACCATCTCAATAAGCTTCTGCTTCACCTGCTCAAGGCCTCCTATGTCCTCCCACCTCACCGTCGGCGTCTCTATCTCAACCTCTCTTAAAGCGCTCGGCGTTATCTCCTTGTATGCGTCGAGGAAATCTTTCATCGTGACCTCTAGGCTGTTCAGAATCTCAGGCGATATCCTTTCGCTGGAGAAATCTATGCTGGGCAATATTCTTCTAATGGCTTTCATGGCGGCTTCGCGGCACAGCGCTGCAAGATCTGCGCCAGTGTATCCACGTGTCATTTCCCCGAGCTTATCGACCTGGACATCTTTTGCCAGAGGCATTCCGCGTGTGTGTATGGTGAGTATCTCGACGCGGCCCTTCTTGTCCGGGATGCCTATCTCTATTTCTCTGTCAAACCGTCCGGGTCTTCTCAGCGCTGGGTCAAGCGCGTTCGGCCTGTTTGTGGCGCCGATGACAATTACGGAGCCGCGGCCCTCCAGCCCATCCATCAACGCAAGCAGCTGGGCCACAACTCTCTTCTCCACCTCACCGGTGACCTCGCTTCTCTTGGGAGCTATGGCGTCAATCTCGTCGATGAAGATTATGCTGGGGGCTTCTTCCTCGGCTTTGCGGAAAATTTCACGCAGCCTCGCCTCTGTCTCGCCATAGTATTTGTTCATTATCTCGGGGCCGTTGATGAGGATGAAGTTCGCCTCCGCCTCCGTGGCAACCGCCTTAGCAAGGAGTGTTTTTCCGCATCCGGGTGGGCCGTAGAGCAACACACCTTTTGGCGGGTCTATTCCAAGCTTCTGGAACAGCTCGGGGAAGCGGAGCGGAAGCTCAATCATCTCCCTGACACGTTGTATCTGCTCCTGCAACCCGCCTATGTCCTCGTATGTGATGCTGGTTCGGAGAGTTTTCTCCTGCACAACCCTGCTCTGTATCACGAGCTTGGTTCGGGGCGTTATCTTAGCCACCCCCGTTGGCCTCATCTGGACAACGGCGAAGGTGAAGAGGTTGCCGAAAAACAGGACGGGGATGATGTTGCGGTGGACGACGGGGTATTCGATGAGCCTGCTTTTCACAAGCTTTGTAAAGTTTTCATCAGCCTTGATGGAGGTGTTGTAGGGTGCGAGGACGACGAGCTGGGCCTCCTTCACGTTCGCTTTCCTGACTATGACGTAGTCGTTGAGAGAAACTCCCGCGTTGTTTCTGATGTGGCCGTCTATCCTTATGATGTCTTTCTCCTTCTCGTCCTCCATGTAGCCCAGCCAAACCGTCGCGGCGGTGAGCTTCTTTCCACGTATCTCAATAATGTCACCTGTCGAGAGGCCTGCCTCGGCGCCCACCGACCTGTCTATACGGGCTATTCCATATCCCACGTCACGCTGCTTGGCTTCTGCTACCCGAAGCCGCAGCTCCTTAACACTCATTCATCAAGAAAACACATCATGCACCATATAAACATCACAACACATCCCAGAAACATGCGAGCCGCGGCCGCGTCGCCGCCGGTCCTCCGTTGATGTGATGATTGAAAATGAGTGATGCAAATGTTTACATTTAAGTGGATATCTTATCATATGTGGCTGCTCAAGTTGTTCCGGGCGAGGAGATCGAGAGACTATCGCGGATTTTCATGGCCTTGGGTAACCCTGTGCGTCTGCGGATACTGAGCCTCGTGTCTTCGAGCCAGCGGCCTCTACACATCAGAGGCGTCGCAAGACTCCTCAAAACACGTTACGCCATCACCTACAAACACGTGAAAACCCTTCAAGAAGCAGGTTTGGTCACGATTTACGAGGTCGGCCGCTCGAGAGTGGTTGCACCCAAACATCCTGAGCTTTTCAGAAAAGTAGCGCTTTTCGGAAAGGAGATAACTTCAATGAACAAATAACTTTACTTTAAAGTCAAAATAGCGATAGTCTTAAGCAACTTTAAATAATACTCAAAATCTTCATAGCTTGATGAATAATATACAAAGGCTTGCCTTGGCATCTTCTTTTGCGGCGTTGGCTTATGTGATGGGGTTGGCGCCGGCTAGTGTGCCTTTTCCGCTGTTGCCTTTTCTACGGTTTGACCTCGCCGAAATACCTGACATGCTGTCGTTTCTGCTGCTGGGGTGGAGATATGGGCTGGTGACGGCTTTGGCCCACTGGTATGCGTTGGTGATAACCGCGACGGGTGTGTTTGCTCCGCCGCCTATTCCGCAGCTGATGAAGCTTACCGCTGTTTTGTCGATGTTTCTCGGTGTCTATGCTGGGCTTTGGGCTGCGAGGAGGCTTGGCCGGGGGAAGGTTGTTTTGTCGACGGTCGGTGGTGTGCTGATGAGGGCTGGTGTGATGGCGCCCGTAACCTTCGCCCTGTATTATCTGCTGTTTCCGCAGATTTATCTGCCGTTTGGGAAAAAAGCGCTTTCGGCAGTGGGTTTCGTGGCCGAGACCGACTTGGCCGTAGCCCTGCTGATAACCGGGTTGACCGCACTCTTCAACGCCATCTCAGCCGCCTACCTCATCCCTCTTAGCCATGGGCTGGTGAAAACGCTCCAGAAAGCACTAGGCCCGCGTCTCGCAACAGCTGAGAAGCAGTAACCCCTCCCCCCTTTCACAAACCAACACCATCTCTTTTATACCAGCCTACCGTCTATGAAAATAGACGCATGACCAAGAAATCTTCTGCCGAGAAGGAGATAGATATCTTCGACCTGCAGAGTATTGAGGGTGTTGGGAAGGCGACGGAGGAGAAGCTTAACTCGGCCGGCATAACCTCTGTTCTCGACCTCGCGGCCGCCACTCCGCGGGAGCTCGTCGAGCTGGGTATCAGCGCGGAGAAAGCTGAGGAGCTCTGTCTCAAAGCCCGTCTACTCCTCATCGAGAGTGGTTTTCTCGACAAAGAGTTTGTCCCCGCCACAGAGGTTTTGGAGAGACGCAAGGCTATGCAGAGGCTTACCACTGGTTCAAGGGCTCTTGACGCGATGCTGGGAGGCGGCGTGGAGACGCAGGCCATCACAGAGCTTATCGGAGAGTTCGGCAGCGGAAAAACACAGGTCTGTCACACGCTTTGTGTCATGGCTCAGCTGCCCCGTGAACAGGGAGGTCTCGAGGGCTCGGCCATCTACATCGACACGGAGGCAACCTTCAGGCCCGAGCGGATAAGCCAGATAGCGGAGGCACGTGGACTCGACCCACAGAAAATACTGGAAAACATCATCTTCGCCAGCGTCTACAACTCGAGCCATCTACAGCTGACTGTGAAGGAGCTCGGCCGCTACGTTGAGAAATACAAAGCACGGCTCGTGATAATCGACTCGATTATCTCGCATTTTAGGGCGGAGTTTATCGGACGCGGCACGTTGGCTGAGAGGCAGCAGCGGTTGAACGACCTGTTGCACAGGCTGCTTCGGACGGCGCAGGTTCACAACATCGCGGTTGTGTTGACTAATCAGGTGCAGGCTAACCCTGACCAGTTCTTCGGCGACCCCAACAAACCCAGCGGAGGCCACGTCCTCGCCCACAGCAGCACATACCGCATCTTCATCAGAAGAGCCGCCAACAACACACGTCTCGCCCGCATAATCGACAGCCCATACCACCCACCCACAGCCGAAGCATACTTCAAAATCACCGAAAAAGGCGTAGAAGACCTCCAAGAAACAAAATAGTTTCACATGAATTTTTTCATCTTGACTATGTGGATGGGCTCCTTTACTAATCCGTAGGTCAGCACGTAAGTGTCTCCCGGCTCTGCCAGCCTCTCCTCCTCCAGCTTTTTCTCCAGTTTCTCCAACCCCTCCGCATAGCTTTGTGCCTCTAAGAGAAGAGGTGTAACACCCCATAGAAGCATCAACCGCGGAACCACATCATGGTTAGGTGTAGCAGCAATTATTCCCGACACGGGCTTGAAGCGCGCTATGCGGCGAGCCATGTTGCCATTAATCGTGAAAATAGCTATTTTCGCCGCAAGCGATTCGGCGAGATTGACCACCGCGAGCGCAAACCTGTCAACAACTTCGGCCGATGGTGGAAGAGCCCTCCTCGGCTCAATCCCCTTCTCATAGGTTTCCGCGATGTTGACAAGCCACTGTATAGACTCGAGTGGATAACGGCCCACGGCTGTCTCAGCGGTCAGCATCAAGACATCAACCCCATCCTCAACACATGTCATCACGTCAACAATTTCGCTCCTCGTGGGCACAGGCTCGTTTACCATGGTGCCGAGAAGCTGGGTAGCGACGATGACTGGTTTACATGCGTTGTAGGCTGCGTCGATGATTGTTTTCTGGAGACGTGGCACATACTCGAGAGGAAAATGCATGCCGAGGTCTCCCCGCGCAATCAACACGGCATCGCTCCGCTCACTTATTTCATCAACATTTTTCACACCCGAAGGCGTCTCTATCTTAGCTATCACACCTGTCGCCAAACCTTTTTCATGCAGAAATGTTTTCGCCGCATCGACGTCCGCCGCTTTCGTCACGAAGCTTAAACCAACATAGTCCAGCTCCATGTCAGCCGCAGCCTGAAGCTGTTCTCTGCATGTCGCGAGATAATCAGGAACCTGAACCTCCTTTCCCCTTATCACTATGGATTTGTTGGGAGAGATTGTGGCTGGTCTGATGGCTTCGGCCGCGATAGATGTTTCATCTTTTGCGACGACTTTTAGCATACCTCGGCCATCGTCCAAGAGAAGTGTGTCACCCACCTCCACTGTCTCGAAGAAACGTGGATAAGGGAGGCTGAGCGGCCCATCCAGAGAAAACTTTGCTCTTTCACCGGCGCGGAGGCTGATGCTTGTTTCGAGACCTGAGACCCTGATGGAGGGCCCGCGTAAATCACCTATCAACACAATTTTCTCACCCCGTTTTTCCGCGGCCTCGCGTGCGTTGTCCGCCAGCTGACGCCAGAGAATGGGGTTGCCGTGGCTGAAGTTTATGCGGTAGATGCGGCATCCGAGTGAGATAGCTTTCTCAATATCCACAACCTCTTGAAGCGAAGGCCCCAGTGTGCAGGCTATCTTTGTCCTCAACCTTGCTCATCTCTTAGCTGCTTCAATCTTTTAACCATGGCTTTCTTGCGGCTCAGCTTCAGAGCCTCGGTATCTACACCGCTATAGTCAAAAACTCCTCGCCCGACATGCATGCCGAGGCATCCTTTTTCGACAAGTTTCCTCAGCAGAGCAGGTGGCTTGAAACGCTCCGCCTTTAGCTCAGCCGCGAGATACTCGTCAACCCTGTAGAGAATGTCCACTCCGCCCCAGTCAACGAACTCAAGCAACCCATGCACCGAAAGCCTAAAACCTATGCCAGCCATCAAAGCCTCGTCAACATCACGCGGCGAAGCAACACCCTCTTCAACCAGCCTAAGCGCCTCATTCATCAACGCCGCCTGCAAACGAGCAGAAACATAGCCGGGGCTATCACCGCACACCACAGGCCTTTTGCCACATCTACGGAGAAACTCGACAGCCTCCTCTACAGTCTCTCGTGATGTTTGAGGAGAGGGCGCGACTTCGACTAGAGGGATGAGCTCGGCGGGGTTTATCCAGTGTGTAACCAGAAAGCGTTCAGGATGTTTCACGTGTTTGGCCAAAGCTGAGGGTCTCATGCTGCTGCTCGTCGACGCCAGCAAAACATCGCCTCCAATTCTTTCACTAACCATGCCGTAAACCTGTTTCTTCACAGCGGCGTCTTCTGGAACAGCCTCGACAACATGAAAAGCATCCTCAAGACCATCGTATCCGTCGACAAAAACTATCCGCCTAACCACCTCTTCAACAGACT
The sequence above is drawn from the Candidatus Caldarchaeum subterraneum genome and encodes:
- a CDS encoding pyruvate dehydrogenase E1 component subunit beta, which produces MTTRELTYVEALNEALREEMRRDDSVIVFGEEVAAAGGVYKVTKDLLKEFGPKRVMDTPISEIAIVGAAIGAALAGLRPVAEIMFFDFVGIAFDQLVTHASKMRFMSGGQVKLPLVVRTQYSLGRSYGSQHTQFLAASLLQAPGLKIVAPATPYDAKGLLKSSIRDDDPVLFVESGALYVNRSYYGYKGPVPEEEYLIPLGKADVKRVGDDVTIVAVSRTVSEAMAAASQLEEKGVKAEVIDLRTIMPMDYETIINSVKKTNRLVVAEDSVKTGGISAEVASHVCEYAFEYLEAPIVRLNSPPMPAPQASELEKKFMVSAEKIVDAVTRLVK
- a CDS encoding pyruvate dehydrogenase E1 component subunit alpha, giving the protein MLREQFSREKLLRMLRKMIEIRLFEERVEKLYREGKIIGPTHLYFGQEAVAVGVIEALDKDDVVISTYRGHGHGVARGVPMKAILGEILGRAVGTCKGLGGSMHAPISVEHNIPLATAIVGSGIPIAVGVGLAFKYREKRSVATVFFGDGAVNTGAFHEALNLAAVWRLPVLFVCENNLYAMYTSLKNVLAAESIAARASGYGIPSYVAFGNDVLEVYETTSKALEKIRNESGPVFIECRTYRQKGHGGYDFGTWYRSKEEIEEWMRRDPINMLTERMKTKGFITDEERKKIEEEVAAELDKVVEEVLNSPVYDFEKLSSLVYANPP
- a CDS encoding UDP-glucose 4-epimerase is translated as MGLDNVLVTGGAGFIGGVLVKRLLENGVHVRVVDDFSTGRWENLPNSPDLKVFVHDVAVKHGLPDFFDKVDAVVHLAAIPSVPMCERNVQRAFEVNVIGLENVLETCVEKGVGKIVFTSSAAVYGDAEGMLNEDAETRPFSVYGWTKLLGEAILRSFGEKHGVEAVALRIFNVYGRKSMSGFLGVVDQFIADAAEGKPLHIHGDGGQVRDFIHVDDIANAILLALEKTLKNFEVINIGTGQPTSIKNLAEKVLTAFGHSVSAIVYEPARVGDIRYSVADISKARQLLGFSPTTSLDTYLASRVSAL
- a CDS encoding glycosyl transferase family 1, with translation MAGLSRGVDVLLVSPTAKGLGGVARHVSGLAARLEAAGYHVAVVSSENTPIVNVKGLKNPTFMLSSMFSTLFRRASVVHAHNVPSSLAMRAASAGRRILTMHGVYAEQVNLLHGSLVGWVASRLEKAALKWADAVTAVSMRTAEFYRLKGVDAVYIPNAVDVGVHVEGVRLSHPQVVYVGRLSREKNVSTLVEAARRLPEAKFVIVGDGPDKPFLEKAAQNISNVVFTGAVEHEKALGYIAGSDVLVLPSVAEGMSTVLLEAMALKTPVVATAVGGNTELVQHGETGLLVDAGDLEQLTEAIAYLLNNSAEAKRLAEKAYQNVVNHFSWEAVFPQYLKVYGLG
- a CDS encoding small subunit ribosomal protein S17e codes for the protein MNELYGDRVSTSFEENKKLVREVLEGRFSKKLANRIAGYLVTLKKLELKKQQAAAAEEEATKAAELSSTES
- a CDS encoding flap endonuclease 1, producing the protein MGVKIGDIIPGEAVEQTSLKRLSGKAIAFDAYNILYQFLATIRGPDGRPLMDRRGRVTSHLSGLFFRTINFLQEGLLPVYVFDGRPPEEKYRTIEKRAVAREEAGKLYEAALAEGDLEAARRYAQRAASLEKYMVESAADLLKAMGVPYVMAPSEGEAQAAYMAAKGSVYAAGSQDMDSLLFGSPRLVRNLSIVGRRKLPGRKEYVEVVPEIIYLDKLLASLGLTREQLIDIGLLVGTDYSPQVRGVGPKTALKIVKEYGSLEKAVETGAVEVEFDVQTVRQLFLKPRVTDDYTLNWREPSEEMVMELLVEEFDFSRERVGKALAELRQTLSKRSSSLDAFFSE